GTATCGACTTTGGCCTTTTCACCACGTCCCATCACGTTCGGAACGATCAGCGCAGCAAGCACACCGAGAATAACAATCACCACCATGACTTCGATTAAGGTAAAGCCTGTCTGTTTATTTAATTGATTCCTTTTCATTCAATCTCTCTCATTTATTTGCATCATTCAGAATTTCCACTTGAATCTTGATCACAGCAAAATTCTAACTGGCTTCTGTTTAAATCATATTATTCATATTCACAATTGGCAGCATGACCGCAATCACAATCACCAGAACAATACTGGCCATCAGTACCAGCATTAAAGGTTCCAGCAAGGCCAGTAAAGTTGAAATCAGGGTGGTCACTTCGCGATCCTGCATCTGTGAAGCACGTTCCAGCATGCGGTCCAGTTCACCGGACGCTTCACCACTTTTGATCATTTGTACCATCATCGGCGGGAAATAACCACTGCGTTCCAGTTGGGTTGCCAGGTTACCACCTTCAGTGACTTTTTCCGCTGCCAGATTGACAGCATCACGGATCACCCAGTTGTTACTTACTGCGGCACCAATCCGCAATGCATCGACCAGCGGCACGCCAGATTGGGTCAAAATGGATAAGGTACTGGCAAAACGTGCAGCATTAATCCCGCGTGACAATTTGCCGAATAAAGGTAATTTTAAGGTCAGACGGTCAAAGGCATAATGCCCGGCAGTGGTTCTTAAAAACCGGACCAACAGGAAAATCCCCAAAGCACCACCGATCAATAAAAATGGCCAGGCAATGCGAATGAAATCGCTGGCTTTCATCAAGGCCACGGTAATCCAGGGCAAGGCATCTTTACTCTGGTCAAAAGTCTTGACGATATCTGGCACCACATAGGTCATCAGCCCCATCACGATCGCAAAGGACATCAGCATCAGAATAATCGGATAGATCATTGCGCCTTGGATTTTTTTCTGCATGGCAAAGCGGTTTTCGGTATAGTCTGCCAGTTGGTCCAGAATCAGGTCTAAATGCCCGGAACGTTCACCGGCGGCAATTGTGGCAATATACAGTTCTGGGAAACGTCCGGATTGCTGCAAGCCCTGCGCCAGACTATGCCCTTCCAGCACCTTGGAGCGCACCGACATTAACAGGTTTTGCACATGCACTTTTTCGCTTTGCTTGCCGACGGCGCGAATCGCTTCTTCCAGTGGAATCGCGGCTGCGACCAGCACAGATAGCTGCCGGGTCATCAGAGCCAGATCGTAGGCCGTGATGCTTTTTTCAAACCATTTTCGTCGATGCTGTAGGTCTTTTTTTTCGACAGGATCAACAGAGACCGGAATAAGTGCTTTATCCCGTAATTGTTGCCGGATCTGACGTGCAGAATCCCCCTCCAGCACGCCTTTTTGCTGCTTTCCTGAAGCATCAAGCGCAATAAACTGATATGCAGGCATTGTAATGCTCTAATTTTCCAAAATTTTGCTCAACGCTGTTGCGTCAGACCACCGAAATCATTCATATTCTTTGATATAAATTATCTGCTCACTCTAACATAATCGAACTTTAAGCACGACGAAATTTCTTCAGGATCTCCACCCCAAGATATGCAAAATTCTCACCCATATTCAAGTCCACTTTATCGCGTACGCGTTGCTGTACCTGTGCATGTATTTGATTGTTTTGATTACACGATGAGTACAGCACAATTTGAACAGGCACAGATTGGCGCACGTGTACTGGTGTCGTTTGGTCGGCAGAATCTGGTCGGGGTGATTATCGAAAAACTATCCGCAGACACTCCTCCCGATCCGCGCTTTAAACTTAAGGCAGTGACCGAACTACTTGATGAACGCGCCATTATAGATGCCAAAGTTTTAAGTTTGTTGACATGGTCAGCGCAGTATTACCAGTTTCCGATCGGTGAAGTCGTCCACAGTGCCCTGCCGACTCTGTTGCGTCAGGGTAAGCCTTATAACCTGCTGGCCCGTACCTGGAAATTACTGGCCCCTGATGCCGAGGCCAAAGTACGCCGTTCGGACAAGCAGCAGGAAGCTTACCGGATTTTAAAACTGCATCCGGTCGGGACCACTGAAAATGTGCTGAACATGGCCGGGATTGAAACCGCGACCTTAAAAGCGCTGGAGAAAAAAGAGATTTGCGCCTGTGTGCTGGAGCCACAAGATTTCAATCCGCAGCCGATGCAGCTGGCACAAATGCCGCTGACCGCCAATCCTGAACAAAAACATGCAGTCGAACAGGTATTAAAATATCGCAATCAATATCAAGCTTTTTTACTGGATGGTCTGACCGGCAGCGGTAAAACTGAAGTGTATTTGCAGATCATGGAACAGGTACTGAAACAGGGCAAACAGGTGCTGGTGCTGGTGCCGGAAATCGGCCTGACG
The nucleotide sequence above comes from Acinetobacter lwoffii. Encoded proteins:
- the gspF gene encoding type II secretion system inner membrane protein GspF; translation: MPAYQFIALDASGKQQKGVLEGDSARQIRQQLRDKALIPVSVDPVEKKDLQHRRKWFEKSITAYDLALMTRQLSVLVAAAIPLEEAIRAVGKQSEKVHVQNLLMSVRSKVLEGHSLAQGLQQSGRFPELYIATIAAGERSGHLDLILDQLADYTENRFAMQKKIQGAMIYPIILMLMSFAIVMGLMTYVVPDIVKTFDQSKDALPWITVALMKASDFIRIAWPFLLIGGALGIFLLVRFLRTTAGHYAFDRLTLKLPLFGKLSRGINAARFASTLSILTQSGVPLVDALRIGAAVSNNWVIRDAVNLAAEKVTEGGNLATQLERSGYFPPMMVQMIKSGEASGELDRMLERASQMQDREVTTLISTLLALLEPLMLVLMASIVLVIVIAVMLPIVNMNNMI